The Victivallaceae bacterium genome contains a region encoding:
- the tmk gene encoding dTMP kinase yields MFISIEGGEGSGKTTLARNLVRELKDMGKQVVHTREPGGSPLGEELREILLKKEALDLNLPAELLLFLSSRAQHLEEVILPALHRKNIVICERFHDSTVVYQGYSPNESIVELDFVDSFCRRFYDFFFKETNWMPDITFILEIPSYEGILRKKKQSPLDKVEVRGSEFHKRVEKGFQLMKERYPERIRAIDASKPVHELSQEVLEIVFCFPGFLCA; encoded by the coding sequence TTGTTTATTTCCATAGAAGGCGGTGAAGGTTCCGGAAAAACTACTTTAGCTCGGAATTTAGTTAGGGAACTGAAAGATATGGGCAAACAAGTTGTCCATACCAGAGAACCTGGAGGCTCTCCTTTAGGCGAAGAGTTGAGGGAGATTCTTTTAAAAAAAGAAGCTTTGGATTTAAATCTTCCTGCTGAACTGCTCTTGTTTTTGTCATCTAGAGCTCAGCATTTGGAGGAGGTTATTCTTCCGGCTTTGCATAGAAAAAATATCGTAATCTGTGAAAGATTCCATGACTCGACCGTTGTGTACCAAGGATATTCTCCTAACGAAAGTATTGTTGAGTTGGATTTCGTCGATTCTTTTTGTAGGCGGTTTTATGATTTCTTTTTTAAAGAAACAAACTGGATGCCCGATATTACTTTTATTTTGGAAATACCTTCATACGAAGGTATTCTACGCAAAAAAAAGCAAAGTCCTCTAGACAAAGTAGAAGTGAGAGGTTCTGAATTTCATAAAAGGGTTGAGAAAGGATTTCAATTAATGAAAGAGAGATATCCGGAAAGAATCAGAGCAATAGATGCTTCTAAACCCGTTCATGAGCTTTCTCAGGAAGTTCTTGAAATTGTTTTTTGTTTTCCCGGTTTTTTGTGTGCTTAA
- a CDS encoding tyrosine-type recombinase/integrase: MSRWKGVLKVGYCLSLTFIEVRFNPHLKHATAPTVFNCLLYYALFNLLVRTGLRTVEISRATVGDLRQESGEAILQIQGKGRDSKDDFVLLVDETLRPLRKYLASRGALSETDPLFSSTSNRTNGEPLKERTISWIIKETLRRIDIDDSRITAHSLRHTAVSLSIKNGASLIQAQAMARHSDPKTTMIYFHNHERIKSGAERYVII; encoded by the coding sequence TTGAGTAGATGGAAGGGTGTTCTTAAAGTTGGTTATTGCCTTTCCTTGACGTTTATAGAGGTCAGATTCAATCCACATCTCAAGCATGCTACGGCTCCAACCGTTTTCAATTGTTTGCTGTATTATGCTCTTTTCAACCTACTTGTACGAACAGGTTTAAGAACAGTTGAAATTTCTAGAGCCACTGTAGGCGATCTTCGTCAAGAAAGTGGCGAGGCTATTTTACAAATCCAAGGAAAGGGAAGAGATTCCAAAGATGACTTTGTTTTGCTTGTGGATGAGACTTTAAGACCTTTGCGTAAGTATCTTGCTAGTCGTGGAGCTTTATCCGAGACAGACCCTTTATTTTCTAGCACATCTAATAGAACGAATGGAGAGCCTCTGAAAGAAAGAACGATTAGCTGGATTATCAAAGAGACTCTGCGAAGGATTGATATTGATGATTCTAGGATCACAGCTCACTCATTAAGACATACAGCCGTTAGCCTAAGCATTAAGAATGGAGCATCATTAATTCAAGCTCAGGCTATGGCAAGACATTCTGACCCAAAGACGACTATGATTTATTTTCACAACCATGAACGCATCAAGTCAGGTGCTGAACGTTACGTAATTATTTAA
- a CDS encoding queuosine precursor transporter: protein MFQDLFFNKNLILFCFQITFIALGNCFCIKKGLEWVTGWLILLVILMNLFIIKRIYLFGLEITACDAFVIGFLSCLNMVREFYDIESARKITKISLIIPLGFLFFSILHLMFIPSDTDCSQEKYSFLLLPSLRTTIASLGTFFLIQFFDIKIFSFLTKSWKRKYFNARSALSLLSSQILDTIIFSYMGLYGLVPNVWSLIIVGILAKGIAVLIGSSLSSVLLHIQPIKK, encoded by the coding sequence GTGTTTCAGGATCTTTTTTTTAATAAAAATCTTATTTTATTTTGTTTTCAAATAACCTTTATAGCACTAGGAAATTGTTTCTGTATTAAAAAAGGGCTTGAATGGGTTACCGGCTGGCTTATACTTCTGGTAATATTAATGAATCTCTTTATCATTAAACGTATTTATTTATTCGGACTCGAAATTACAGCCTGTGATGCCTTTGTCATAGGATTTTTGTCTTGTCTTAATATGGTAAGAGAATTTTATGATATTGAGTCTGCTCGTAAAATAACGAAAATTTCTCTTATCATACCTTTAGGGTTTTTATTTTTTTCTATTCTTCATTTAATGTTCATACCTTCGGACACAGACTGCTCTCAGGAAAAATATTCATTTTTATTACTGCCTTCCTTAAGAACGACGATTGCCTCTCTTGGAACATTTTTTCTGATCCAATTTTTCGATATTAAGATTTTTTCTTTTTTGACTAAATCTTGGAAAAGAAAATACTTTAATGCTCGTTCCGCTCTTTCTCTTCTTTCTTCACAAATTTTAGACACCATCATTTTTTCCTATATGGGATTATACGGATTGGTACCTAATGTCTGGTCACTTATAATTGTCGGTATTTTAGCAAAAGGAATTGCCGTTTTAATCGGATCAAGTTTATCCTCAGTACTCTTGCATATTCAGCCTATTAAAAAATAG
- a CDS encoding thioredoxin domain-containing protein: protein MKSSFRKLFVITASVFFVGLLVLMIQWKLTLIPPKTSSQIIINKDFTIGNLNSKINVTVFEEPSCDNCLKFSDDVFPRIKKRFIDTNLISYTFIPLSFLFDSEPAVLASLCVLYSNPSVPNTKLFMKYFYNLLSTEKTEGQAWVTDEILIKCASDLEIDFSELISCVNSKKYLSQLKANNAYGERLMGNNLATPTVFINGRMIEDISFDEISRVIYQLQKSEK from the coding sequence ATGAAATCGTCTTTCAGAAAACTTTTTGTAATAACGGCTTCCGTATTCTTTGTTGGATTGTTGGTACTTATGATTCAATGGAAATTAACTTTAATACCTCCAAAAACGAGTTCTCAAATTATAATAAATAAAGATTTCACTATAGGTAATTTGAATTCTAAAATTAATGTCACGGTATTTGAAGAACCGTCTTGCGATAATTGTTTAAAATTTTCTGATGATGTTTTTCCTCGGATTAAAAAACGATTTATCGATACGAATTTAATCTCATATACTTTTATTCCTCTTTCTTTTTTATTTGACTCCGAACCTGCGGTTTTAGCCTCGTTATGCGTTCTTTATTCGAATCCTTCCGTTCCGAATACGAAATTATTTATGAAATATTTTTATAATCTCTTATCTACTGAGAAGACTGAAGGACAAGCATGGGTTACCGATGAAATTCTTATTAAATGTGCTTCCGATCTTGAAATTGATTTCTCTGAATTAATTTCATGTGTCAATTCCAAAAAATATCTAAGTCAATTAAAAGCCAATAATGCTTACGGAGAACGTCTAATGGGAAATAATCTGGCCACTCCCACGGTTTTTATAAACGGTAGGATGATTGAAGATATTTCTTTTGATGAGATCAGTCGAGTGATATATCAATTACAAAAGTCGGAAAAATAA
- a CDS encoding ABC transporter ATP-binding protein, with product MLHVSELCFSWKNKSIFKGASFHLNKSEIVSILGVSGVGKTTLFKLISGIIKPDSGVIRLGDGTKKFHEYAAYMKQDDLLLPWRTSWENMFLFKELGEKKKIRSGSCRKLKLRAQNLFKKLEIEEFANFYPEELSGGLKQRVALAGTLIQEKNLILLDEPFSSLDVFTRESLYSYIKSLVNESEMGILFITHDFRDAVLLSDKIFIITNYTIEKVYEKNKESLSYEDIVRKIKSKMDAFEAF from the coding sequence GTGCTCCATGTCTCGGAACTTTGTTTTTCGTGGAAGAACAAATCGATATTCAAAGGCGCCTCTTTTCATCTAAATAAGAGTGAGATAGTTTCGATTCTCGGTGTTTCCGGCGTAGGAAAGACAACTCTTTTCAAACTGATTTCCGGAATCATTAAACCTGACTCAGGTGTTATCCGCTTGGGTGACGGGACAAAAAAATTTCATGAATATGCTGCTTATATGAAACAAGATGATCTTCTTCTTCCTTGGAGAACTTCTTGGGAAAATATGTTCCTTTTTAAAGAATTAGGCGAAAAAAAGAAGATAAGGTCGGGCTCGTGTCGGAAGTTAAAATTACGAGCACAAAATTTATTTAAAAAACTTGAAATAGAAGAATTTGCAAATTTTTATCCGGAAGAACTATCCGGAGGATTAAAACAAAGGGTAGCATTAGCCGGAACTCTAATTCAAGAAAAAAATTTGATATTATTGGACGAACCGTTTTCTTCCTTGGATGTTTTTACTAGAGAGAGTCTTTATTCTTATATCAAATCATTAGTTAATGAATCCGAGATGGGAATTCTATTCATTACTCATGATTTTAGAGATGCCGTCTTATTGTCCGATAAAATTTTTATTATTACAAATTATACGATAGAAAAAGTGTATGAAAAAAACAAAGAATCTTTAAGTTACGAAGATATTGTTCGAAAGATTAAGTCGAAAATGGACGCTTTCGAAGCGTTTTAG
- the tgt gene encoding tRNA guanosine(34) transglycosylase Tgt: MVLKFTVLHCSKKSGARLGLIETSHGIIETPTFVPVGTNAALKGVIDSSDIDLMFCNTYHLMLQPGTSVIKKMGGLHGFMKRNRPLITDSGGFQAFSLAYGSVAEEIKSCGKKRASSSVVKISEEGILFRSYRDGRQILLSPEISIASQKDLGADIIIPFDELPPYHIGEQELIQSCERTYRWELRSLDSHKKNIQGQSMYGIVHGGMNKVLRKEGCCFVSDHDFDGFAIGGSVGKNRQDVEEIVTFITSHLPSEKPRHLLGIGDPFSIQNLIATGIDSFDSSYPTKAARHGMIFSKEKGFIKIKQSKYSEDLSPIDSACCCHTCKTVSLGYLHHLFKAYELNGLSLASIHNLHYMNELMKIFRQKIVTDEL; encoded by the coding sequence ATGGTTTTAAAATTCACTGTATTACATTGTTCCAAAAAATCCGGAGCTCGACTAGGTCTTATTGAAACTTCTCATGGAATTATTGAGACGCCGACATTCGTACCGGTGGGAACGAATGCCGCTTTAAAAGGAGTTATCGATTCTTCCGATATTGATCTGATGTTTTGCAACACTTATCATCTTATGCTTCAGCCCGGAACTTCGGTCATAAAAAAAATGGGCGGTTTGCACGGTTTTATGAAAAGAAACCGTCCTTTAATAACGGATTCGGGAGGATTTCAAGCTTTTAGTCTCGCGTATGGTTCGGTAGCGGAAGAAATTAAAAGTTGCGGAAAAAAAAGAGCTTCGAGCTCAGTGGTTAAAATATCCGAAGAAGGTATTTTATTTCGTTCGTATCGAGATGGCAGACAAATCTTATTATCGCCTGAAATCTCGATAGCCTCTCAAAAAGATTTGGGAGCGGATATTATTATTCCCTTCGATGAACTCCCCCCTTACCATATTGGAGAACAGGAGCTGATTCAATCTTGTGAAAGAACATATCGATGGGAATTACGTTCTTTGGACTCCCATAAAAAAAATATTCAAGGCCAATCCATGTACGGTATTGTTCATGGAGGAATGAATAAAGTTTTAAGAAAAGAAGGGTGTTGTTTTGTATCGGATCACGATTTCGATGGTTTTGCTATAGGGGGCAGTGTCGGAAAAAACAGACAGGACGTAGAAGAAATAGTTACTTTTATAACAAGTCACCTACCCTCCGAAAAACCTCGTCATTTATTAGGGATTGGAGATCCGTTTTCGATTCAAAATTTGATCGCTACCGGTATTGATTCTTTCGACAGCTCTTATCCAACAAAAGCTGCTCGCCATGGAATGATTTTCTCTAAAGAAAAGGGTTTCATCAAAATTAAACAGTCAAAATATTCGGAAGATCTTTCTCCTATAGATTCTGCATGTTGTTGTCATACTTGTAAAACGGTCTCTTTAGGTTATCTTCATCATTTATTTAAAGCATACGAATTGAATGGATTATCTTTAGCTTCCATTCATAATCTTCATTACATGAATGAGTTAATGAAAATATTCAGACAAAAAATCGTTACCGATGAGCTCTAA
- a CDS encoding CTP synthase, producing MSFKCIFVTGGVISSLGKGLTGAALSLLIEKSGIVTAMLKLDPYLNVDPGTMNPFEHGEVYVTDDGMETDLDLGHYHRFTSGKLSKNSVATSGQIYDKVLKKERRGDYLGATVQVIPHITNEIKERIRLCASNTGAQVVIVEIGGTAGDIESLPFLEAIRQFCYENPSNCLKLHMTYVPYLKAAGEVKSKPTQHSVQTLRSIGIIPDAILCRSEIPLSLDIKAKISLFCSVPIKAVFDIPDVTDTVYELPILLHDRQLDDFVLSGLGLNSKTDIDLSDWKRLVYNTKHPKQKLTIGIVGKYLQHKDAYKSVFEALIHAGLSLNTLVEICPVDADSFEYETSLIGCDGCLIPGGFGVRGWKGKVEAARYCREQSLPCFGICLGLQIMVIEFALNVLGLEGANSTENDPETAHPVICLLDSQQEILDKGGSMRLGSFPCRLKENSKVFEAYGQSIIHERHRHRYEINNRYITEMQSKGLAVTGVYEQENLCEIIENQNHPWMIGVQFHPEFKSKPITPHPLFYSFIEAVLNKKGVSSLSEVSHNER from the coding sequence ATGTCGTTTAAGTGCATCTTTGTAACAGGAGGCGTTATCTCTTCATTAGGGAAGGGATTAACGGGAGCCGCATTATCCTTACTTATCGAAAAGAGCGGCATAGTTACCGCAATGTTAAAATTGGATCCCTATCTTAATGTCGATCCGGGTACGATGAATCCGTTTGAACACGGAGAAGTATACGTGACGGATGACGGTATGGAAACCGACTTGGATCTGGGACATTATCACCGATTTACTTCAGGTAAGCTGTCTAAAAATTCTGTGGCTACATCAGGACAGATATACGATAAGGTATTGAAAAAAGAACGTCGTGGAGATTATTTAGGAGCCACCGTTCAAGTTATTCCTCATATTACGAATGAAATTAAGGAACGCATTCGGCTTTGTGCCTCAAATACCGGTGCTCAAGTTGTTATAGTCGAAATAGGCGGTACGGCTGGGGATATAGAATCCTTACCTTTTCTCGAAGCCATCAGACAATTTTGTTATGAAAACCCTTCGAACTGCTTAAAACTTCACATGACTTACGTCCCTTATTTAAAAGCGGCCGGAGAAGTAAAATCGAAGCCCACACAACATTCGGTACAAACCTTACGCAGTATTGGAATTATTCCCGATGCCATTCTTTGTCGTTCCGAAATACCTTTATCGTTAGATATCAAAGCTAAAATCAGTTTATTTTGCAGCGTTCCCATAAAAGCCGTTTTTGACATACCCGACGTTACCGATACGGTTTATGAACTTCCGATTCTTTTGCACGACAGACAATTGGACGATTTTGTTCTTTCGGGATTGGGATTAAACTCTAAGACGGATATAGATCTTTCGGACTGGAAACGATTGGTATATAATACAAAACACCCGAAACAAAAACTCACTATAGGAATAGTCGGAAAGTATCTTCAACATAAAGATGCTTATAAATCCGTTTTCGAAGCGCTTATTCACGCCGGACTGTCTTTAAATACCTTAGTTGAAATTTGTCCTGTCGATGCAGATTCTTTCGAATATGAAACTTCTTTGATAGGTTGCGACGGTTGTTTGATTCCCGGAGGATTTGGTGTCAGAGGTTGGAAAGGAAAAGTCGAAGCTGCTCGTTATTGTCGTGAGCAATCGCTTCCCTGCTTCGGGATTTGTTTAGGTCTTCAGATCATGGTAATTGAGTTTGCTTTGAATGTTCTTGGGTTGGAGGGAGCTAATTCTACGGAAAACGATCCTGAAACGGCTCATCCGGTTATTTGTCTATTGGATTCCCAACAGGAGATCCTGGACAAAGGAGGATCTATGAGATTGGGTTCATTCCCCTGCCGATTAAAAGAAAATTCAAAAGTTTTCGAAGCTTACGGTCAGTCAATAATTCATGAAAGACATAGGCATCGTTATGAAATCAACAATCGATATATCACAGAAATGCAGAGTAAGGGGTTAGCGGTTACGGGAGTTTATGAACAAGAGAATCTTTGTGAAATCATAGAGAATCAAAACCATCCTTGGATGATTGGAGTTCAGTTTCATCCGGAATTCAAGTCTAAACCGATCACTCCGCACCCTCTTTTTTATAGTTTTATAGAGGCCGTTTTGAATAAAAAGGGTGTTTCGTCTTTATCGGAGGTTTCCCATAACGAACGATAA
- a CDS encoding L-threonylcarbamoyladenylate synthase has translation MEEKLSEAALKMCEGEIVIFPTDTVYGLGVSLYSEKGVEKIFSLKKRSEDKPLAILIACLDDLEGIVSEYSDDFLKLYETFFPGPLTVLLPMTDALKCSRFYSNTPFIGVRSPDHPIPLALIKKLGHPIVATSVNYSGISPEKDLTDIPETIKEQAAVIFEDDESIKGVPSTVISLTPLKILRAGIITKQQINFALYRK, from the coding sequence TTGGAAGAAAAACTATCGGAGGCGGCTCTTAAAATGTGTGAAGGGGAAATTGTTATTTTTCCTACCGATACGGTTTACGGTTTAGGGGTTTCATTATATTCGGAAAAAGGTGTGGAGAAAATCTTTTCTCTTAAGAAAAGATCCGAAGATAAGCCTTTGGCAATTTTAATTGCCTGTTTGGATGATTTGGAAGGGATTGTTTCCGAATATTCCGATGATTTTTTAAAATTGTATGAAACATTTTTTCCCGGTCCGTTGACCGTGCTTCTTCCGATGACGGATGCTCTCAAATGTTCTCGTTTTTATTCAAATACTCCTTTTATAGGAGTCAGGAGCCCCGATCATCCTATTCCCTTAGCCCTAATTAAAAAATTGGGACATCCGATTGTAGCAACGTCTGTTAATTATTCAGGGATTTCTCCTGAGAAGGACTTAACGGACATACCCGAAACAATCAAAGAGCAAGCTGCTGTTATTTTTGAAGATGACGAATCCATAAAAGGTGTTCCTTCTACCGTTATTTCCTTAACTCCTCTAAAAATTTTACGAGCGGGAATAATTACGAAACAACAAATAAACTTTGCTCTTTATAGAAAATAA
- a CDS encoding helix-turn-helix domain-containing protein — translation MSTKIDDDTLYDVAGLAKILGVTEKTVRKMLSEGELKGKKLGRKWYATGAAIKSHFDEGSHKGSSNDK, via the coding sequence ATGAGTACGAAGATAGACGACGACACTCTTTATGACGTTGCTGGATTAGCTAAAATACTGGGTGTTACAGAAAAGACTGTAAGAAAGATGCTGTCTGAAGGAGAACTCAAAGGAAAGAAGCTGGGAAGAAAATGGTATGCCACTGGTGCAGCCATTAAATCTCATTTTGATGAGGGGAGTCACAAAGGCAGCTCAAATGACAAATAA
- a CDS encoding ParA family protein, giving the protein MGALVNLGSALAEKKQRVLLIDIDPQGSASSWLGFRNPSKGLFTLFTENGSILDIVCKTGVDGLDIIVSSPWLVSADKALAGEVGAETILKRNLASLKDKPWDYVLIDCPPTLGIMSLNALTAAHKVLVPLETHIMAVQGLAQLLHTINTVKDRLNPTLEIDGILPCRVNKRTRLSQDIIADLRKRFNGQVYETTIRESVKLAEAPSFGKPITIYDSKSSGATDYRSLATEIIKRRKGK; this is encoded by the coding sequence TTGGGAGCGCTCGTAAATCTTGGGAGCGCTCTTGCTGAAAAAAAACAAAGAGTTCTTCTTATAGATATTGACCCTCAAGGTTCGGCATCTAGCTGGCTTGGATTCAGAAATCCATCAAAGGGACTATTTACCTTATTTACAGAAAATGGGAGTATTTTAGATATTGTATGCAAAACAGGGGTTGATGGGTTAGACATCATAGTCTCATCTCCTTGGTTGGTTAGTGCGGATAAGGCTCTTGCTGGAGAAGTAGGAGCAGAGACTATTCTAAAAAGAAATTTAGCTAGTCTCAAAGACAAGCCTTGGGATTATGTCCTTATTGACTGCCCTCCAACGCTTGGGATTATGTCACTAAATGCGTTGACGGCAGCTCACAAGGTTCTTGTTCCTCTAGAGACGCATATTATGGCTGTACAAGGATTAGCTCAATTGCTTCATACTATCAATACTGTAAAAGATAGGCTGAATCCTACACTTGAGATTGATGGCATTCTTCCTTGTAGAGTGAATAAGCGTACGAGGCTCTCACAGGATATTATTGCTGACTTACGAAAGCGATTTAACGGCCAGGTATATGAAACAACGATAAGAGAAAGCGTGAAACTAGCTGAAGCTCCTTCTTTTGGAAAGCCTATTACGATTTATGACTCCAAAAGTTCTGGGGCTACAGATTATCGTAGTTTAGCCACTGAAATTATTAAACGTAGAAAAGGGAAGTAA
- a CDS encoding disulfide bond formation protein B, whose amino-acid sequence MRKYFLILAWIISCFGTLISIYFSYILKIEPCLLCNYQRICLFPLTIILGTASYYDFFGIKKYVFPLPIIGTFIALYQIILQEIPGMRLDICSANSVSCSTKIYILEPITVPMASSVAFIVITFLLIVSEKSTESKIRAHR is encoded by the coding sequence ATGAGAAAATATTTTTTAATTCTTGCTTGGATAATAAGTTGTTTCGGAACTCTTATAAGTATTTATTTTAGTTACATCCTTAAAATCGAGCCCTGTCTTTTATGTAATTATCAAAGAATATGTCTCTTCCCATTGACGATTATTTTAGGGACAGCATCTTATTATGATTTTTTTGGTATTAAGAAATATGTTTTTCCTTTACCTATAATCGGAACTTTTATAGCCCTATATCAAATCATTCTTCAAGAAATCCCAGGAATGCGTTTGGATATTTGTAGTGCAAACAGTGTATCATGTTCAACTAAAATCTATATTTTAGAGCCCATAACCGTTCCTATGGCGTCTTCGGTTGCTTTTATAGTCATTACATTTTTATTGATTGTATCCGAAAAATCGACGGAATCTAAAATTAGAGCTCATCGGTAA
- a CDS encoding membrane dipeptidase: MALVDLHCDLLSSPQEPLFSNQGVRSGIRCSPEQIRKGRICFQICAVFSETKKGSYKESFIQHELFRKLPEKTCGRMEIFDGSQQLSFERTLIKESIENASCLLEEDEPLDLLEDRLKFFLSNNGLAYVGLVWNSANRFGGGTLTKQGLTSDGKYLLDLLNHYRIPVDLSHACDSLVDDVLDYLNNKATRIQPLASHSNFREIVRVKRNLLTHHAKEIVRQGGVLGLNFVKRFLGKTFESGLFAHMDFAIQNDFISSICIGSDFFFSFPSEDKFFEDCNNSSHLINLDKLLTGSYGNFRDSVLSKTAFEFLSKTVAT; this comes from the coding sequence ATGGCATTAGTTGATCTTCATTGTGATTTATTAAGTTCTCCTCAAGAACCGTTATTCTCCAATCAAGGTGTTAGGTCCGGTATTCGATGTTCACCGGAACAAATAAGAAAAGGGAGAATTTGTTTTCAAATATGCGCCGTATTTTCCGAAACAAAGAAAGGATCTTATAAAGAATCTTTTATTCAACACGAATTATTTAGAAAATTACCCGAGAAAACATGCGGACGAATGGAAATATTCGATGGTTCTCAGCAGCTTTCTTTTGAACGTACTCTTATAAAAGAATCTATTGAAAATGCTTCCTGTTTATTAGAAGAGGATGAACCGTTGGATTTACTTGAGGACCGGCTCAAGTTTTTTTTAAGTAATAATGGACTGGCTTATGTTGGGCTAGTGTGGAATTCAGCTAATAGATTTGGTGGCGGAACTTTAACAAAACAAGGATTGACTTCTGACGGAAAATATTTGTTGGATCTTCTTAATCATTATCGAATTCCCGTTGATTTGAGTCATGCATGCGACTCTCTGGTTGATGATGTTTTGGATTATTTGAATAATAAAGCGACTCGAATTCAGCCTCTCGCCAGTCATTCCAATTTTAGGGAAATCGTACGGGTAAAAAGAAATTTATTAACTCATCATGCTAAGGAAATCGTTCGTCAAGGAGGAGTTCTAGGGTTGAATTTCGTTAAAAGGTTTTTGGGAAAAACATTCGAATCCGGACTATTTGCTCACATGGATTTTGCTATACAAAATGATTTTATTTCTTCTATTTGTATTGGATCCGATTTTTTCTTTTCTTTTCCCAGTGAAGACAAATTTTTTGAAGATTGTAATAATTCTTCTCATTTGATTAATCTCGATAAATTATTGACTGGTTCTTACGGAAATTTTCGTGATTCGGTGCTTTCAAAGACAGCTTTTGAGTTTCTATCAAAAACGGTAGCAACGTAA
- the kdsB gene encoding 3-deoxy-manno-octulosonate cytidylyltransferase yields MSSSEDKQFFGKVLGIIPARWGSSRFPGKPLSLIAGVPLIQRTYEQAVRSKKLDDLIVATDDDKIYDCVISFGGKCVMTEMEHPTGSCRVAEVAEKYCLEAQIIVNIQGDEPCLEPGSIDALVEFMLDDERTDVITPVFLTSDSEKVFSMKRAKCVLDSLGNIVYFSRQSIPSLKRDNDFFYYVHCGVYCFRKTFLVSVCKKPRTDLSIVEDLEQLSFLEYGGKVRALIVNGESPAVDYPEDIEIIEKLLLY; encoded by the coding sequence ATGTCTTCTTCTGAAGACAAGCAGTTTTTTGGAAAGGTTCTCGGAATTATTCCTGCTAGATGGGGAAGTTCACGTTTTCCCGGAAAGCCTTTAAGTTTGATTGCCGGAGTACCTTTAATTCAAAGAACCTATGAACAAGCCGTACGATCTAAGAAGTTAGATGACCTAATTGTAGCTACCGATGACGATAAAATTTATGATTGCGTTATTTCTTTCGGCGGTAAGTGCGTGATGACCGAAATGGAGCATCCGACGGGAAGTTGTCGCGTTGCTGAAGTTGCGGAGAAGTATTGCCTTGAAGCTCAGATCATTGTCAACATTCAGGGGGACGAGCCTTGTTTAGAGCCGGGGTCGATTGACGCTTTAGTGGAATTTATGCTTGATGATGAGCGGACTGATGTTATAACCCCCGTTTTTTTGACTTCCGATTCCGAAAAAGTTTTTTCGATGAAAAGGGCCAAATGCGTTCTCGATTCCTTGGGGAATATTGTATACTTCAGTCGTCAGTCCATTCCGAGTTTAAAACGAGATAATGACTTTTTTTATTACGTCCATTGTGGAGTATATTGTTTCAGAAAGACGTTTTTGGTTTCGGTTTGTAAAAAACCGAGAACCGACTTATCGATAGTCGAAGATTTGGAACAGTTGTCGTTTTTGGAGTACGGAGGAAAAGTCCGTGCATTAATCGTAAACGGCGAATCCCCTGCCGTAGACTATCCCGAAGATATTGAAATTATAGAAAAATTGTTATTGTATTGA